CTTCATCGGGCAATATAACGATCTCCCGCGTGTCGCTAAAGGTAACGCTCCCTTTTATCGAGGGTCTTATGTCAATATATTCTTCCGCACTTTGCCCGACCCGCTGCTCGTCCACGGCCTCGTTTACAAACCGCACGCGAATCTTCGATTCCTTTGATATCAGGCCGGTGGTGTGGGCACCTATGTATTCGCTCCAGAGAGGGTTCTGCGGCTCTACTTCCGGCTCTTTCTCCGGCACGTCGCACGCGTTTACCAGAAACAGAACCAATGTCGCCAGGACTGTGAAGGTACGGTACTGTGAACGCCACATAATCATTCTGTCCTCCCTTTCACGACGCAGTTTATCGTATGGCAGTAGCGGCTCCGTGGCCGGTAAAACGCCCCTAACCGGCGACCGCCAGGGTGTGTTTTTTCCCCTTTAGCGCGTCCTTCAGGAACTGCCCGGTATAGGAGCCCTCCGTAGCGGCCACTTCCTCGGGCGTACCCGTGGCCACTATAAAGCCCCCCTCGTCCCCGCCCTCGGGGCCGAGGTCTATTATGTGGTCGGCCGACTTTACCACGTCGAGGTTGTGCTCGATTATGACGATCGTGTTGCCCGCGGTACTGAGGCTCTTAAGCACGTCGAGGAGTTTTTCTATGTCCGCGAAGTGGAGGCCCGTGGTGGGCTCGTCCAGTATGTAGACCGTCCTGCCGGTGGCCCTCTTCGAGAGCTCCCTGGAGAGCTTTATCCTCTGCGCCTCGCCGCCGGAGAGCGTTGTGGCCGGCTGGCCGAGCCTTATGTAGCCGAGCCCCACCTCGAAGAGGGTCCGGAGCTTCTCCCTTATACCGGGCACGTTCTCGAAGAATTTCAGCGCCTCGGTGACGGTCATCTCCAGGCAGTCGGCTATGGTCTTCCCCCTGTAGCGGATCTCGAGCGTGTCGCGGTTGTACCTCCTGCCGCCGCAGACGTCGCAGTGGACGTAGACGTCCGGGAGGAAGTGCATTTCGACCTTCACCTCCCCCTCTCCCCTGCAGGCCTCGCACCTCCCGCCCTTCACGTTGAAGCTGAACCTGCCGGGGCCGTAGCCCCTCATCCTGGCCTCGGGAAGGAGGCTGAAGAGCTCCCTTATGGGGGTGAAGAGACCGGTATAGGTGGCCGGGTTGCTTCTGGGGGTCCTCCCGATGGGCGACTGGTCCACGGCTATGACCTTATCCACGTGCTCAAGGCCGTGGATGGAGTCGAGCGCGCCGGCCCTCTCCTTCGAGTTATAAAGCTTCCTCGACAGGTTCCTAAGGAGCGTATCCACGACGAGCGTGCTCTTGCCCGAGCCCGAAACGCCGGTAACGCAGGTAATGAGCCCGACCGGTATCTTCACGGTAAGTTTTTTAAGGTTGTTCTCGCTTAAACCCTTGAGCGTCAGGTATCTCTTGTCCGGTTTTTTCCTTTGGGCGGGCACCGGTATGCGGCTCTCGCCGGAGAGGTACTTTCCCGTTACCGAGCGGGGGTTTTTCATAATCTCGCCGGGGGTGCCCTTTGCCACGACCTCCCCGCCCCACTCGCCCGCCCCGGGGCCCATGTCGACCACGTAGTCCGCTCCGGCTATGGTCGCCTCGTCGTGCTCGACCACCAGGACCGTATTGCCCATGTCCCGGAGCCTCTTGAGCGCCGAGAGCAGCCTCCGGTTATCGCGCTGGTGGAGCCCTATGGACGGCTCGTCGAGTATGTACAGGACTCCCACCAGGCTCGACCCTATCTGGGTGGCGAGCCTTATCCTCTGCCCCTCGCCCCCGGAGAGCGTGGCGGCGCCCCTGTCGAGCGAGATGTAGTCCAGCCCGACGTTGTTAAGGAAAGAGAGCCTCTCGGTTATCTCCTTCAGTATCCTCCCGGCTATTTCCTCCCTGGTCCTGTCGAGCTTCAGGCCGTCGAAGAACTCGAAACCCTCCCGGATGGACATCCGGACGACGTCCCATATGGACTTTTTGCCCACCCTTATGAAGAGCGCCTCTTTTTTAAGCCTCGACCCGTTACAGACCGGGCAGGGCTGCGAGTTCATAAACCTCTCTATCTCATCGCGCACCTCTTCGGACCCGGTCTCCCGGTAGCGTCTCTCGAGGTTCGGCAGTACCCCCTCGAACGGTTCGAAGAAGGTGTACCTGTTCCTGCCCCTGGCATAGAGGAACTCTATCTCCTCCGTCCCGGAGCCGTGGAGGATAAGTTCCGACACTTTCTTTGGGAGTTTTTTGAACGGCACGGAGAGGCTGAAACCGTAGTGGCGGGCGAGGCTTTCGAGAATCTGCCTGGACCAGGCGCCCTTCCTGGCCCATACCGCTATGGCGCCGCCTTCGAGCGAGAGCTCCCTGTCCGGCACCACCAGCTCCGGGTCGTAGTAGAAAGTCTCTCCGAGCCCCTTGCACTCGGGACACGCGCCGTGCGGGCTGTTAAACGAAAACATCGTCGGGGTTATCTCCGGGTAGCTTACGGCGCACGAGGTGCACGAGAGCTTTTCGTTGAAGAAAAGCCTGGTCCTGCTCCTGCCGCCGACGTCCACCTTCACCAGCCCCCCGGAAAGCCGTGCCGCGACCTCGAGCGAGTCGGCGAGCCTACCCATAACCCCCTCCTTTACCACCACGCGGTCGATGACGACCTCTATGGTGTGCTTCTTCCTCTTGTCCAGCGCGATAGTCTCCTCGAGGCTCATCATCTCGCCGTCTATCTTGACCTTTGTGTAGCCTTCCCTCAAAAGCCCGCTGAGCTCCTTCCGGTACTCCCCCTTCCTGCCCCTTACTATCGGAGAGAGTATGACTATCTTCGAGCCGGGCGGGAGCTCCATTACCCTGTCGGCCATCTGCTGGATGGTCTGGAACTTTATCCCCTTGCCGCACTTATAGCAGTGCGGCGAGCCGACCCGGGCGAAGAGCAGCCGCAGGTAGTCGTAGACCTCGGTGACCGTACCGACGGTCGAGCGCGGGTTGCGG
This is a stretch of genomic DNA from Thermodesulfobacteriota bacterium. It encodes these proteins:
- the uvrA gene encoding excinuclease ABC subunit UvrA, whose product is MDRITIKGAREHNLKDFDLEIPRDRFVVLTGVSGSGKSSLAFDTIYAEGQRRYVESLSAYARQFLEQMDKPDVDSIEGLSPAIAIEQKTTSRNPRSTVGTVTEVYDYLRLLFARVGSPHCYKCGKGIKFQTIQQMADRVMELPPGSKIVILSPIVRGRKGEYRKELSGLLREGYTKVKIDGEMMSLEETIALDKRKKHTIEVVIDRVVVKEGVMGRLADSLEVAARLSGGLVKVDVGGRSRTRLFFNEKLSCTSCAVSYPEITPTMFSFNSPHGACPECKGLGETFYYDPELVVPDRELSLEGGAIAVWARKGAWSRQILESLARHYGFSLSVPFKKLPKKVSELILHGSGTEEIEFLYARGRNRYTFFEPFEGVLPNLERRYRETGSEEVRDEIERFMNSQPCPVCNGSRLKKEALFIRVGKKSIWDVVRMSIREGFEFFDGLKLDRTREEIAGRILKEITERLSFLNNVGLDYISLDRGAATLSGGEGQRIRLATQIGSSLVGVLYILDEPSIGLHQRDNRRLLSALKRLRDMGNTVLVVEHDEATIAGADYVVDMGPGAGEWGGEVVAKGTPGEIMKNPRSVTGKYLSGESRIPVPAQRKKPDKRYLTLKGLSENNLKKLTVKIPVGLITCVTGVSGSGKSTLVVDTLLRNLSRKLYNSKERAGALDSIHGLEHVDKVIAVDQSPIGRTPRSNPATYTGLFTPIRELFSLLPEARMRGYGPGRFSFNVKGGRCEACRGEGEVKVEMHFLPDVYVHCDVCGGRRYNRDTLEIRYRGKTIADCLEMTVTEALKFFENVPGIREKLRTLFEVGLGYIRLGQPATTLSGGEAQRIKLSRELSKRATGRTVYILDEPTTGLHFADIEKLLDVLKSLSTAGNTIVIIEHNLDVVKSADHIIDLGPEGGDEGGFIVATGTPEEVAATEGSYTGQFLKDALKGKKHTLAVAG